The sequence CGCGCCGATCCGGACGCCACGGACATTCCGTTCTTCCTCGTCGACGCCGTCGTCGAGGCTCCCTACGGTAGCCATCCGGGCGAGCTCCCGTACAACTACTACTACGACGACCACCACCTCTCCGAGTGGATCGACATGACCGAGGACGAGGAGGGCGTCGAGGAGTATCTCGAGGAATACGTTCACGGCGTCGACAGCTGGTACGAGTACCTCGAGAAGATCGGTGGCGTTGAGAAGCTCATGAGTCTCGAGCGCATCGAGAACTACCAGGAGAAGCCGGAGTACCCCTGGCTATAAGGTGATAATTATGACAGATGAAGACTACACCTCGATGGAACTGCTCACGACCGCCGCTTCCAAGGCGCTCGATGACAACAGCACGGCCTTCGTCGGCACCGGTATGCCGATGCTCGCGGGCCAACTCGCCCAGGAGACCCACGCCCCGAACCTGACGCTCATCTACGAGGCAGGTGGCATCGGTCCGCAGGCGCCGGAACTGGCGATCACCGTCGGCGACGAGCGTACCTTCCACCGCGGTATCAAGGCCGCGTCGATGCACGACGTCATGTCCCACATGCAGGCCGGCTTCATCGACTTCGGCTTCATCGGCGGTGCCGAAATCGACAAGTACGGCAACCTCAACTCCACGGTCATCGGTGACTGGAAGAATCCGACGGTTCGCCTGCCGGGATCCGGCGGGGCGAACGACATCGGGTCGCTGTCCCACCAGACAATCATCTCGATGCGGCAGAACGAGCGCAAGTTCGTCTCCGACATGGACTACGTCACGACCCCCGGATACCTCGAGGGCCCGGGTGCTCGTGAGGACGTCGGTCTCCCCCGCGATACTGGCCCGAAGAGCGTCATCACGAACCTCGGCGTCTACGGGTTCGACGACGAGACCAAGGAGATGGAACTCGAGATGCTCCATCCCGGCGTCGACGAGGAGGAGGTCAACGAGAACAGCGGATTCGAAATCCACATCGGCGACTACGAGCGGACGCCGGAACCGACCGAGGAGGAGCTGCACCTGATTCGCGACGTGCTCGACCCCGAAGGCATTATCCGCGAGTAACGCTCCCATATTTCCGCTTTTTCGACGGCGATCGACGCGGCAAGCAATCAACTTTCAAAAGAAACGGGTTTTGGGAACCGGCGCTGAATGTTCGTCGAGATGAATCTCCGAGATCGGTTCGACGTTCCCGCGCCAGCGATCGTCCTGGCCGAGGGGGAATTCGGCGAACCGGGCGGGAAAACCGCCAATGGCGTCGTCATGCACAGCGAACTCTTCGACGCCCAGGCGGTCGTCGACACCACGACCGCTGGGCGCACACCGTCGGACGTCCTGGGCGCACCGGACGCGCCGGACGTTCCCATCGTCGATTCCGTTGGGGCAGCCCTCGATGCCGCGCCGGACGCGACCGTGCTCGTCATCGGCGTCGCCCCCGCAGGCGGTGATCTCCCCGAATCGTGGGTGGCAGAGATCGAAGCGGCGATACGTGCCGGGTGTGACGTCGTCTCCGGACTCCACGTCTTTCTCTCCGAACGGGAACGCTGGAGCGACCTCGCCGACGCGCACGACGCCCGACTGTTCGACGTACGGAAACCGCCCGTTGCCGACGACCTCCGCGTCGGTGACGGCTCCGTCGACGGTGTTGCTGCCGATGTCGTCCTCACGCTGGGGACGGACTGCGCGGTCGGCAAACGGACGACCACCTTCGAACTGTACCGGGCCGCCCGCGACGCGGGCATCGACGCCGGTTGGGTCGCCACGGGTCAGACCGGGATCATGGTCGGTGCTCATGAGGGGGTCGTCGTGGACCGCGTTCCGGCGGATTTCACTGCGGGTGTCGTCGAAGATTTGGTATCGGCCGCCGGGGCGGAGCACGATCTGGTGTTCGTCGAGGGACAGGCGTCGCTGACCCATCGGGCGTATTCCGGTGTCACGCTCTCTATCCTCCACGGATCGTGGCCCGATGCGGTCGTCCTCGCCGACGATCCCGACCGCACCGAGCGAACTCACTTCGAGTCCTTTTCCGTCGAGGGGATCGAGACGGAGGTGCGACTGATCGAGGATCTCTCGGACGCCGAGGTCGTGGCCCTTTCGACGTGGGGCGATCCCGATGTCGAGGGGCAACGGTATGACATCCCCGTGGCGAACGTCTACCACGATGACGGGCCGAAGGAGCTTCTCAGTGCGGTT is a genomic window of Halanaeroarchaeum sulfurireducens containing:
- a CDS encoding CoA-transferase subunit beta, producing the protein MTDEDYTSMELLTTAASKALDDNSTAFVGTGMPMLAGQLAQETHAPNLTLIYEAGGIGPQAPELAITVGDERTFHRGIKAASMHDVMSHMQAGFIDFGFIGGAEIDKYGNLNSTVIGDWKNPTVRLPGSGGANDIGSLSHQTIISMRQNERKFVSDMDYVTTPGYLEGPGAREDVGLPRDTGPKSVITNLGVYGFDDETKEMELEMLHPGVDEEEVNENSGFEIHIGDYERTPEPTEEELHLIRDVLDPEGIIRE
- a CDS encoding DUF1611 domain-containing protein: MNLRDRFDVPAPAIVLAEGEFGEPGGKTANGVVMHSELFDAQAVVDTTTAGRTPSDVLGAPDAPDVPIVDSVGAALDAAPDATVLVIGVAPAGGDLPESWVAEIEAAIRAGCDVVSGLHVFLSERERWSDLADAHDARLFDVRKPPVADDLRVGDGSVDGVAADVVLTLGTDCAVGKRTTTFELYRAARDAGIDAGWVATGQTGIMVGAHEGVVVDRVPADFTAGVVEDLVSAAGAEHDLVFVEGQASLTHRAYSGVTLSILHGSWPDAVVLADDPDRTERTHFESFSVEGIETEVRLIEDLSDAEVVALSTWGDPDVEGQRYDIPVANVYHDDGPKELLSAVRSGLAD